The Lytechinus variegatus isolate NC3 chromosome 7, Lvar_3.0, whole genome shotgun sequence genome includes the window tttttatcagaatcaccatcataattatcatcatcaagtgGTAATCCAATATCTGAGAAAACAAGGCAAAACAGGCTACAATTCCATGAACGAATTGAAACCTCGAGAGAATATAGGCCAATATATATTTCAGTCAACAGTatgggagaggggaggggatgtttcacaaagatttaaagataaataccagttgtagTAATAATCTAAAAATAGTTGGAAgattaccacccaagtgtttgtatgtataaatagaaaatatgtgccaaatggctctggaagaGAATGcttaattgctgagaaatgggCAAATAAggacagaattccatcaaatgtcaaatatttttccaagcaatactaatacactgtcccacatatgcttttctgtgttaatgatcatcagaattatcggttttgagctgagattttattatttcaggacaaatttacattaatgtaccagatctagatattTGATGtgttgacaattaaccttgatttaagacTTTCTCAAGAAATAATTGTTCGCTGCAACTACCTTCTTTCACCTTTAAATAAGCACAATTAATTTCCCAGTtgcacatgttttaaaaataaatcaatgcaTGATCTGAGATACTTTATATTAAATTAATGAGATCTGTGCATTTATATCACTTGCTAAGAATTTAAGCTTGGCCTAAATTAAGTCACACTTAGCTCTTTGTGAaccatccccctcccccccctgaTTTGAGTAACAAACTTAATCCTGATCCATATCCTACGGAAAAAGGGTGATTACTTGAAACTTTTTAGTCATTACTTGTCTAAGGACATCACTCAAGAAAAGTCTTAACAATAAACACTTAAACATCATCACAAAGATTATTAACGATTAGCTGATGGAATAAACACTAAATATAGAATCGAAGATCACAGCAAAATATAATTACTACTGTAGGAGTAattctgaataaataaactaccaattcAATTCATTGCAAAGGAACACAGAGTTCAGTTTTAATGTAcagacatttttatttcttacaaCGGATAAACAAAACCTTAACAATACATTTTACTTCAATAGAATACAACAATTAGAAATGGTTTTGTTTTATTGGTAATTAAAACATAGGTATTCTTCCATTTTAATTTAATTCTCCACAAATACACTTGGGacagcttttttttcttcaagataTCTATGGAAGGTATTAAGCTCTTGGTGTACAAGACTTATATCACTTTGCAGACAGAGGGAGATGTATTCATATTGggaaatcaaaataatgacaattcAAATCCACTTCtccaaaatatttttgggagattttttttcctatcaGGTTtgaaattacgcttatttaccgCATATactaaaaaatgtccaatggtGATGCATGCtcttgtcacagtgcgccaaattgacgcctgttgccgtggttatccatgctattttattccACTGGTTCgaataatgagtccactcttcaaacagtggactcgtgaataaaatcgcgtatctaaccatggtaacaggcatcaatttggcgcactgacaaaagcgtgcatcagcattggacatacTTTACACACGTGCCCAATACACACTAAAtcaagcgtaatttatacaggaaatctgcataaaccatggactcaaccatgggttttcaaaaccacttttgCGAATTTGGGCCCATGAGACCAATCTCGGTTCAAGTTTGGCTTAGTGTTGAGCTATGGGACTGGGAGGCAATATATATTGGTTCCAACTTGTGGGTCCCATTTCATATAACTTGTAATTACAACAAATATACAAGAGCAGTTAAAACCTGATGAAATCTGCCGATCTGATGGGCTGAAAGTAAATTTGTTGCAGAAATAGTATATATGTCATGATAAcagctctttatgaaatgggatcCAGCACCAAACCTGAAATCACAAATATATACTAGACGTAATTTTGTGATTCAATTATTCATTGTTACTGGCTTACTGGCTCTTTACACATAATAAAAAGTCTCCATATGGAAAGCATTGAAGATTTTCAGCATCGGAAACCAAAGTTTTaaaagtattttccatattacaAATATAGAAGGATAAAAGATGTCATCTTGCATCTATTTTATAGCCAGATGCAATAGATCAAATATGAGGgtctgggggccgtttcataaagctgttcgtaaattaagagcgactttaaggacgactagtgaacctttcttacgcgctacaTAACCACCAATGAACATTTGATGGTGaaaatcatttaccacaagaaaggatcacctgtcgttcttaaagtcactcttaacttataagcagcttcatgaaacacccacctgggctccataacacaaagctaagCAATTGATcctaaaacaaattttcatgactGATTGCATTGACCATAATGTAGAATGAATCACAAAAATCAATTGTATGATCAGTCACTAAGcaataaaggtcaagtccaccccagaaaaatgttgatttaaataaagagaaaaatcaaacgagcataacaatgaaaatttcatcaaaatcggatgtaaaataagaaagttatgacattttcaagtttcgcttatatttcataaaacacttatatatacatatgcaagcgagagagtcgatgatgcccctcactatttctttttttttttggtttgaattatacaatatttcattttgaacaaattGGACAATAAGGACCTTATTCTttaaaccataaaatgttaaaacaatgataattatacatgttcagggaggaataaaactttgtttcacaggacaatgatgagaaaattagaatatttcatattccatgtaatgaaatacaaaagaaaaagagagttGACGAtttcatcagtctcctcatttgcataccgaccaggacgTGTATTCAACTATTTTGTGAAGTTAATCGAAATTTTTAACacgttataactttcttattttacatccaatttcaatgaaattttcggtgttgtgcttgtttgattttccctttttattcaaactaactttttgttggggtggaattgtcctttaCGTAACAGGACCCTGGAGAGTTCAACACATGAAATGGGCCCTGCACTCTGAAGCTGGATATAGTAACTGCAGTATGAAAACTTGTCTTTAAAGTCTCTACCACCTACATTCGACTGAAGGCAATAAATGATAGTCTAGACAACCATTACATTACATAAGGAAAATAATACTACGGTTCATGTAGTATTATACGGGTTTATAATCTAGTTTGGTTTCCAGTTTCTTGTTATCCGAGACTTTCCTGACTGCCTTCATGAAGTCCTCGTCCACCACATACTCTCGTTCTGCCCTGATAGCAAACATACCtgaaagataatgaaaattataatgcaacAGGTTAAcaacattattttcaaagtttatgcATAACACAGCACTAACCAATGATATTCCATTCAACATAATAGCTTTGATTGGTATGGGGTCATTTTTTGTTTAACAGATTGAAGCATTAGCAAGATTTCCTGAAAATTTGTCATGAATGCATGCCACATTTATAGGCTGCAGGGGAATGTGCCCACAAAAAGTCactcaattcatttatttggtaTGAATGTCACCGTTTTATCACAATCTCCTATGGCACCTTCATGTAAAACCATAAAAACAAACTGATATTGGTGTTGATCATCTGGGTCTATACTTGGTGAAATTAAGAATCCAACATCGTAAAAAATGAGAATTATGTACATTCCCACTTCTATAGCAGTTTCATACAATGATGAAAGCTAcgtcaattatttttttcctttatttaaccctaaatagactgggctatttaaACGCCtaaagaagacgggggggggggtgaattgcCCCTCCCCATTCTTCTTATGGTTAAAAGAGGGGTTTTATTTTCCAACAATTATACTTATAAccattatttcataattaaatgTAGTTCAAATATACTGGTACAGAATCTTTGGAAAAGGGATGTTCCTTTGAAAATATACACTTCTTTAATACAGATAGGCAACCCTCAAAACACAATGCCAATCTGAAGACCACCTACAGTAAGTAGATGCATAAAAACAACCCAGAAATTACAGTCTCCTATTTACCTGCTTCTGTACAAACGTTCCTGAGATCAGCACCATTGAATCCATCTGAGAGCTTCACTACAGCTTCAAAATCTACAGGCAAATGGAAAGTAAAAAGAATCTGGGGACTTGAAACTGTtgaaactttgccattatggcaaataccatggaaaccttgattttgattggctgctgagccctgttaccatggtagttgtcattatggcaaagttacaactgTTGCAAATCTATTATGAAACGTGCCCGTGATCTTAATAAGATTAAAGCATGAAACATCGAGCAGTATTCCAACATTCAAGCATCATTGTATATTCATCATTGCATCATCGTCATTGCATCAACTTAGAAGATATCATTTGTGGCATCTAAGTTACCAAACAGAAGAAATTCTCCTCACTTAAATTAGGAGCCTTCTTGTCTTTACTCTctgcatttttttatgattgttatttttaaccctatctagctaccccccccctccatatcTGTGATGCAAAAAGAACAGGGAGCAATATTTCCTGACTTTTTGCAAGTCTCGCACCACTTTTAACCCCATCCCGGCTATCCAATTTCATATTGCACATTAGGGGTTGATTCTATAAGAATACATCAACACATATATGCATTTACTTTATTCCTTAAGAAATTAACACTGCATCTTAACCTCATTGTTACGAAAAGTCGTCACTAAAACAAGGTTTTTACTGTATGTGGTTTTTTCTTTAACTGAAAGTGAAATAATGTAATGAGTGTCATTGACATACCTATATCACCATGCTTTGTAATGGGAGCTGCATGGATCTTTAGAATCTCCAGTCTGGCTTGCTCATTAGGAAGTGGAATTtctgaaagagaagaaaagtaTAAAACAgtcatgaaaatttcaaatttttatgtaTTATCGAGCCAATTagagatttcttttttgttcagttGATCTCAACCTATAAACAAATAGCTCTTTTATTTCAAGTTGAAATAGATCAAATGTAAGTAGACTACTTTTCTCTCATTTCTCTGAATATGTTTGAAAACCTAGTTTAAGTGAGCATAGTTTGTGTAATCACTGTGAATTGAAAATTACCtcataataatatttttgttaaatttgttaAATCTCACTTACAAGCATTGTTCTCTCTCAGCAAAAGTTGTGGACTCTCAGAGAAAAGTAGACCTCTCATTATAATTAACTGGCGACACATGTATTGAGAAATGCATGAATAGCACAATACCACTCCTTgttttcaaccccccccccgacaTATGAATCATATTTTCTCTCTCAAATCAGATCAAAATACATTTGCATAGCTTACCAATTTTCCTATCAAGTCTACCCGGTCTTAGGAGAGCAGGATCTAACGTATCAGGTCTGTTGGTTGCCATGATAATCTTTACTTTACCAAGAGTGTCAAAACCATCCATCTGATTCAACAACTGTGGAGAAGAATAATTCATGAGATTTGTATAGTGCACTTTCCATCTTCATTAGATGTTCAAGGcacttcagagcagaacaacaaaaactattcgcatataataaatttctgaacaataagtcaatgtctatcaaaagCACTCTTATACAGttatgttttcaggttgcccttgaaggtggtcactgaagtctgggttttcaaactctGTGGGAGAGAATTGCACAGGCTAGGCCCTGTATGATTCCTTAGCAACTGGCATTTGTAAGAGATTAGATGGTGAGGATCGTAATTTTTTTTAGGGTTGGTAATTATGCATCAAAGACCTATTATAACTGGGGGAAGTTCCATTGACtgtatgaaaaatcaaaaggatttttaagatttttaggaataaaacaaacatcaatCAATTATCTTAGAAGACAGGTTTAAATGCTAATCATTGAATTTGCAGGATGAAATGATTCCatgagggattttttttttcataatttattgtCACCATATCATCATATATCTAAATTTGGTACATATACATAAACCCAGCTTGAaaacatgaaatctaagctggaaattctgaaggaaaaaaaaagactctACAACTAACTGGAAAGCCATGCTTACTTTGCTCATTTTCCTGAAATTATAAAATTTTAACAATAACCATTTTGCAAACATTTGACATGTAAAAATACAAAGACTTGATTGATTAGCACACAAAATAACATATTAAAGCACACAGAATAATTGATTAGTAGCCTATGCATTAAGGCTGTTGTCGATAACGTCTTTATCGCTAGTCATGTCGATAATCGCTTGTTATTTGCCACTTAGCGATATCGATAACCTTTCTCTCCTCGTCGATAACAATTGCTacgctgtaaattccacacactaacaGAATAACCAACTTTAACACTAGaacctatcctaaacctaacataaatccctattgcaaccctaatccctaccctatatcttagatgaaataaagcccATAGCAATTGtagcaggagcaaatgtcgagtCCCCTATCAACGGCATAGCTACTAGTTTTTCTATATTTCTATTTGTGATGTATTCATATATCTATTCATTTGTGATTTGTGTCCTTGATGTGATAAATTCCCATGCATATTTATGGTCACTTGTATGTATAGATATGTATGTTTTTAACGATCACATGACAataaactgaattgaattgaattaaggcctggtcacatcgcccgagcgttgttggagcgggcGTGGAGCGGAGAgtaaaaatcatcaccgctcgctaccgttcaccattttcgatttcgattgtgttttttttcaattttttcccccaattttgtgagcgaaattcgattctctttcccttccgctccacgaccgctccaacaacgctcggcggtgtgaccaggcctttagcaAACACTAGGCCTACCTCCATGAGAGTTCTCTGGATCTCTCTATCAGCCGAGGTGCCTTCTGAGAATCTTCTACCTCCTATAGCATCGATCTCATCCATGAAGACAACACACGGTTCATGATCCCTGGCGTAGGCAAACATCTCCCTGATCAGCCGGGCGCTCTCACCAATATACTTGTCTACTATAGCACTGGAAACAACCTggtcaacaataaaaaaagatgagtTACAATCGGAAAATTGCCTTCGAATATATTCCATGAACCCTACAAGGTTCATGATCTCTAGCATACACTAACACCTCTCTGATCAGAAAGGCGCTCTCACTAATATACTTATCTACTTTAGCACTGGAAATGACCTGGTAAACAAAACAAAGGTGAtttataataaatgaatatctTGTTTTAGTTTTATTCCATGAATTTTATGAAGTTCATGTTTCCTAGAATTCGCCAACATTTCTCAGATCAGATGGGCACAAAGGTGTGAAAATAAgtgtacaaaataataataactctgTAAAATTTTCAGGCTGAAGATGAGGTTTGATTACCTTGAAATACGCTCTATATTATATcctattcattatttttgtcttcaagaAATTATTGTGctgttctttttatttaaaaaaggtcGATTTACGGTCTTACAATATATCAAGTCAATAccatgggttttttttcaaagattccTTGGATTTTAAAGAAATCTAAGTAATAAAAAATTTGCTGCATACGATTGAAGCGATACAGGATTTCAAAGAAATGCTTATATAACATGTGACTGAAGTCTtcagataaaagttacatcaaCATGTCTTACAATAACAAAGATGTGATAACATTGTCACTCTGCATTACACAATATTATATACCTTGAGAAAATTTGCATCCAACTGACTGGCAACTGCCCTCGCAAGCAAGGTCTTCCCAGTTCCTGAAATTATAAGAATTAGagagattttgaaaaaaaaataattaaaaagtgcATTTGATCACAGTTCATACAATTCCCACACGTGGAACCACGTCATTGACTGAGATATGgaaatgttgttttcttttattattatttttggtttGCGCTGACCATAGAAAACGCAATGTCTTTGCACCTAACCGGAATTTATATGAGAATGTACAGCCCAACaatggcaaaaggaagcaagtgagaCATCAGTCAAACTTGTTGTTTCTGATACAACCTTTGTATGTTGCAcgttcaggcaaaatttggggaagaaaAGGTCGTTCTAtgaaaagatattgaagaaaatatgctgtaaAGTTGCATTGATGCCTATGTAAATGAAGAATACATTGTTCACTTACAACAAATTATACTTTAGTAACtagcttccttttgccaaagtacggCAGCATAGACACTGATATGAAT containing:
- the LOC121418403 gene encoding 26S proteasome regulatory subunit 10B yields the protein MAHPREKAITDYRKKLLEHKELDARLKEMREHLKELTKKYDKSENDLKALQSVGQIVGEVLKQLTEEKFIVKATNGPRYVVGCRRGLDKTKLKQGTRVALDMTTLTIMRYLPREVDPLVYNMSHEDPGDISYSAIGGLAEQIRELREVIELPLLNPELFERVGITPPKGCLLYGAPGTGKTLLARAVASQLDANFLKVVSSAIVDKYIGESARLIREMFAYARDHEPCVVFMDEIDAIGGRRFSEGTSADREIQRTLMELLNQMDGFDTLGKVKIIMATNRPDTLDPALLRPGRLDRKIEIPLPNEQARLEILKIHAAPITKHGDIDFEAVVKLSDGFNGADLRNVCTEAGMFAIRAEREYVVDEDFMKAVRKVSDNKKLETKLDYKPV